The following nucleotide sequence is from Chloroflexota bacterium.
TCATCCAATGCCGTTAGTGAATCCTGAAAGATATTCGACATAAGCCTGATAACCTGAACTTCAACCTTGGTTGGGAATATACAGCAAAAGGGTAACCGTTTGCAACTGGTGGTTTGGATGGTAGGATAGGCTACTCAGGCCCTGATTGAAATGTTGATTTTCTCGGGAAAGCAGGATATAAACATTCCTTATATTTGAACCAACTGTTGGTTCCGTTTATGGTTTCAGCAGAGGGGAGTTATTGACACATGCTGGAGTTGATATTATGGGTGATTGGGATAACGAGCTTCACCCTTTTCGGGTCCTGGTATGCCAGGAAATTTGAGAGGCCCGATGCACTTATAGCCCTTTATGTAGTATTCGTTGCTGTCAGCCAGATCACTGCTGCCAAGATAGCCCAGTATGACCTCGGATTCATCACTGTTGAAGCCCCCGCTGCGGTACTGGTTTACTCTGTCACCTATCTCTTTACTGATATTGTGAATGAGAGGTTTGGCCGCAAGGAAGTCCATAAGATGATCATCATCGCCTTTGTCACCCAGGTAGCCATGGTCTTCTTCCTCTGGCTGGCCACCAGGTTGGCACCAGCACCTTTCTGGGATAAACAGCAGGACTGGGAGGCGATAGTAAGCCTGATCCCCCGGATCACCATGGCATCGTGGGTGGCTTTCCTGGTGAGCGAGAATCTTGACGCCTGGATATACGACGTATTCAGAAAGATGACCAAAGGCAAGCATCTCTGGATGCGGAATGCCTTCAGCTCAATCCCTGCCCTGACGGTGGATACGTTTCTCTTTATTACTTTGGCCTTCGCCGGAACAATGCCCCTCTTGGTTTTGATAAAGGGGCAACTCCTTACCAAGTGGCTGGTCGGTCTGATAAATATACCGTTTATGTATCTCAACAGGTGGCTGATCTTCGGGCCTTCCCGACGGGATGCTCCTCGGTGAGGGGTGCGCTGGCTGTCTGGCCGTGGGGTGGCGAGTTTGGATATTATCCACAGTTTCCCTTACAATTATAGTTTAATGTATTTTTTGGCGGTCATGTTCCGATCTCGTCCATCATCCCAGTGCAAACTGATAGAGTGATTGTTGTAGGTGTAGTTAAGAATGGGTATATTGATCACCGATACCACGCTTCGTGATGCGCACCAGTCGCTGATAGCTACGCGAATGCGCACCAGGGATATGCTTCCCATAGCCGAGAAGCTCGATAAGGTGGGCTTCTTCTCCCTCGAGGTATGGGGCGGGGCTACATTTGATTCCTGCATCAGGTTCCTGAATGAAGACCCCTGGGAGCGCCTGAGAGCGTTACGGGCAGCGATAAAGAATACACGCCTGCAGATGCTGCTTCGGGGGCAGAACCTTGTTGGCTACCGCCATTACCCTGATGATGTGGTACGGGAGTTCGTTCGCCTCTCAGTGAAAAATGGCATTGATGTCTTCCGCGTATTTGATGCCCTCAACGACATAAGGAATCTGGAATTTGCCATAAAAGTGGCGAAAGAGTATAAGGCGCATGTTCAGGGCACTATCTGCTATACCATCAGCCCGGTGCACACTGTGAAAGGCTTTGCCGATATGGCAGAAAAGCTGGAGCACCTGGGTTGTGACTCCATCTGCATAAAGGATATGGCCGGGCTGATTGCGCCGGCGGCGTCTGGCGAGCTGGTCAGGGCCATCAAGACCCGAGTGAAGGTTCCTGTTGACCTCCACTCGCACTGCTCCAGTGGGATGGCGCCTCTGAGTTACCATGCTGCGGCCCTGGCCGGTGTTGATATTTTGGATACTGCTTTCTCCGCTTTCGGCTGGGGAACGTCTCAACCAACCACCGAAAGTGTGGTCGCTGCTCTCAAAGATACTCCTTATGACACCGGGTTGGACCTCGGTTTACTCTACGATATAGGTGAGTATTTCGCTGCCGTAGGCGCAAAGTACAAGGCTTTGTTTACCGGTGAGGCAACTCGTCCCAATCTCAACGTCCTCCTCCATCAAATACCGGGAGGAATGCTTTCCAGCCTGGTGAGCCAGCTCAGTGAGCAGAACGCTCTGGACAGATTCGATGATGTCCTGAAAGAGGTTCCGCATGTGCGGGCCGATCTTGGTTACCCCCCGCTGGTAACCCCCACAAGCCAACTGGTGGGGATACAGGCGGTATTGAATGTGCTGGCAGGTCGGCGCTACAGTAAAGTGACTCAGGAGGTCAAGAATTATCTCCTCGGCCAATATGGCAGACCGCCAGGTAAGGTGAATGCTGAGGTGAGGAAAGCGGTCACAGGTGATGAGAAGCCCATCAGTGTTCGCCCTGCCGACCTCCTGGAGCCTGAGTTGGAGAAGTTGCAGCAGGAGGGGCGCAAGCTGGGTATCCTCAGGCAGGAGGAGGATCTGGTTACCTATGCCCTCTATCCTCAGGTAGCGGTCAAGTTCCTGCGCGGTGAACTAAGTGAGGAGACGTTGCTGACTGTGCCTGCGCGAAGCAAGGTTCCGAACGTTCTGGACATTCCTTCGGAGTTCAGTGTGGAGGTGGATGGCGAGACCTTCACCGTCAGGATAACCCCTGTGCTCAATGGTAATGGTGGGGTACGGGTGGGGAAGGCAGAACCATCACAAAGACCGTCTCGGGATGCTGTGATCTGCCCAATGCCTGGGATGATAGTCGCCGTGAAGGTCAAGGTCGGGGATAAGGTGAGAGAGGGTGATGTGGTAGCGGTGCTTGAAGCCATGAAAATGCAGAATGAGATACATTGCCCTCACAGCGGGGTGGTGAAGCAGGTTATGGTTCATGATGGTGATCTGGTGAAATTCAACGCTGTTCTGATGGTAGTGGAGAGGGATGGGAAATAAGGTTCTGGTAGCCAATCGTGGTGAGATAGCCATTCGTGTGATGCGCGCTTGCCGCGAGTTGGGTATCAGGTCGGTTGCCGTGTACTCTGCAGCGGACAGCGAGGCACTCTTTGCCAAGTATGCCGACGAGGCGTATCCCTTAGGTGCAGCTCCGGCGACGCAGAGCTACCTCAATATTGAGAAGATCATTGAAGTGGCCAAACAATGTGGTGCTGATGCCATTCACCCTGGCTATGGATTCCTGGCTGAGAACCCTCGCTTTGCCGCTGCCTGTGAGAGGGAGGGGATAAAGTTCATTGGGCCGTCGAGTAAGGTGATTGAACTTATGGGCGATAAGGTGGCGGCGCGGCGGGAGATGCGAAGGGCTGGTATACCTGTAGTGCCGGGTATTGATGAGAACATCTCTGACCCTGACGAGGCGGGAGCGGCAGCAAAGGAGCTTGGCTACCCCATATTAGTCAAGCCGTCTGGTGGTGGAGGCGGAATCGGGATGATTATTGCCAATAACGAAGAAGAGCTTCATGGAGCGCTGGAATCAGCCCGGAGGATTGCCGCCAATACGTTCGGTATAGCCAGCGTTTACATGGAGAGATACATACCGCATGCCCGTCACATAGAGGTTCAGATATTGGGAGACTCCCAGGGCAATATCATACATCTGGGTGAAAGAGAGTGCTCGATACAGCGGCGGCATCAGAAGCTGATCGAAGAATCCCCTTCACCGGCGCTGACCCCTCAACTGCGTCGAAAGATGACTGCGACGGCGGTGAAAGCCGCCAGGTGGGTCAACTATGAGGGTGCCGGAACTATCGAGTTCATTTTCTCTAATGGGAAGTACTACTTCCTGGAGGCCAATACCAGAATTCAGGTGGAGCACGCTGTGACCGAGATGGTGACTGGCATTGATATTGTGAAAGAGCAGGTTAAGATAGGGTTGGGATCACCCCTGAGCATCAACCAGAAGGATGTTCGTGCCAATGGGTGGGCTATAGAGTGCCGTATCAATGCTGAGGACCCCTTCAACAACTTCGCCCCGACTCCGAGTAAGCTGAGGGGATACCGCTCTCCTGGTGGCATCGGAGTCCGTGTGGACAGCGGAGTCCATACCGGCTATGAGATACCTCCTTTTTACGATCCGATGATATCGAAGCTGATCGTGTGGGGCAGGACCCGCGAGGAAGCTATTCTCAGAATGCGGCGGGCGCTCTATGAGTACATTATCGTCGGCCCGAAAACGAACATACCCTTCCATAAAGCAGTGATGGAGAACCCACGTTTTGTAAAGGGCGAATTGGAGACGCGTTTCATTGATCTGGAGACTGACCTGATTGACGATATGAAGAAGATTGCGGATCGCGAGCGGCCTCTGGTCGAAAAGCTATCCCAGGTATTTGACGAGAGGAAGAAGGCGGCGGTGGCCGGCGCCCTGGCCGTCGTGACGCAGATGATCCAAAATTCTATTGAGAAGCAGCGGCAGTAATCCCCGGGTGTTGCATCCCTCCAGTATGCAAGCTCCTCCGTACCTCATGGCATTGTCACGAAAATACCGAAAATTTTCATCCTCATTGGTGCCGATAGCAATCGACATGGGAGATTCCCAATGTCATTCCCGCGCAAGCGGGAATCCAGGACCCACTCCGCTGTGGGTGATATGTTACCATGACATTTATGCGGCTTGTCACCCTGAGCGAAGGCGAAGGGTCTCCTCACACTGTAGGGATAGGTCTTTAGACCTGTCCGTTACTTTTGCAGGAAGTTGACGTAGTCCACTGGCACTGAGTATGCTTGTTATCGTTTGATCGTGGCATTGCAGCTAATAGCGAATCGAAGGAGGTAGCCACAAGTGCAGTACAAGAACATCGTCCTGGAGAAAGAAAAACATGTTGTCACCCTGATGTTCAATCGCCCTGAGAAAATGAACACCATTTCGATGGAGATGAGGGAAGAGATAGTCGAGGCGTTCAATGAGGTGAATGCGGATGATGATGCCCGCGTGTTCGTTCTCACCGGTGCCGGAGAGCGCGCCTTCTGTGCTGGTGTCGATGTCGGGGTGATGTCGGCCCGCATTGCTGGGCAGGTGGAGGAGACGAACCGCCGTAAGCTCACCCAGCGAATAGGGTGGCACATACCGCGGTTGAGGGAGATGCGAACGCCGACCATAGCGGCTGTCAATGGTGTGGCTGCAGGCATGGGCGTATCTTTCATAACGGCGTGCGACATCAGGATAGCCTCGGACAAATCCCGGTTTACCTGTGCCTGGGTGAACAGAGGGTTGGTTCCTGACGGCGGGGTGACCTATCTTCTGCCTCAGATAGTGGGCATAGAGAAGGCCCTGGAGCTCTTCTATACCGGGGACATTATTGATGCCCCGGAAGCCCTGCGAATTGGCCTGGTGGGCCGTGTTGTTCCTCAGGCTGATCTGATGAAGGTGGTCAAAGAGCTGGCTGAAAGGATAGCTGCCGGGCCGCCCATTGCCCATGAAATGGCGAAGTACGGAGTGTATAGAGGACTGGAGAGTGACATTAAAGGTACCCTCGACTTTGAAAGCTATGCCGTGAAGGTGTGTACGG
It contains:
- a CDS encoding queuosine precursor transporter; this encodes MLELILWVIGITSFTLFGSWYARKFERPDALIALYVVFVAVSQITAAKIAQYDLGFITVEAPAAVLVYSVTYLFTDIVNERFGRKEVHKMIIIAFVTQVAMVFFLWLATRLAPAPFWDKQQDWEAIVSLIPRITMASWVAFLVSENLDAWIYDVFRKMTKGKHLWMRNAFSSIPALTVDTFLFITLAFAGTMPLLVLIKGQLLTKWLVGLINIPFMYLNRWLIFGPSRRDAPR
- the oadA gene encoding sodium-extruding oxaloacetate decarboxylase subunit alpha, with amino-acid sequence MGILITDTTLRDAHQSLIATRMRTRDMLPIAEKLDKVGFFSLEVWGGATFDSCIRFLNEDPWERLRALRAAIKNTRLQMLLRGQNLVGYRHYPDDVVREFVRLSVKNGIDVFRVFDALNDIRNLEFAIKVAKEYKAHVQGTICYTISPVHTVKGFADMAEKLEHLGCDSICIKDMAGLIAPAASGELVRAIKTRVKVPVDLHSHCSSGMAPLSYHAAALAGVDILDTAFSAFGWGTSQPTTESVVAALKDTPYDTGLDLGLLYDIGEYFAAVGAKYKALFTGEATRPNLNVLLHQIPGGMLSSLVSQLSEQNALDRFDDVLKEVPHVRADLGYPPLVTPTSQLVGIQAVLNVLAGRRYSKVTQEVKNYLLGQYGRPPGKVNAEVRKAVTGDEKPISVRPADLLEPELEKLQQEGRKLGILRQEEDLVTYALYPQVAVKFLRGELSEETLLTVPARSKVPNVLDIPSEFSVEVDGETFTVRITPVLNGNGGVRVGKAEPSQRPSRDAVICPMPGMIVAVKVKVGDKVREGDVVAVLEAMKMQNEIHCPHSGVVKQVMVHDGDLVKFNAVLMVVERDGK
- a CDS encoding acetyl-CoA carboxylase biotin carboxylase subunit, translated to MGNKVLVANRGEIAIRVMRACRELGIRSVAVYSAADSEALFAKYADEAYPLGAAPATQSYLNIEKIIEVAKQCGADAIHPGYGFLAENPRFAAACEREGIKFIGPSSKVIELMGDKVAARREMRRAGIPVVPGIDENISDPDEAGAAAKELGYPILVKPSGGGGGIGMIIANNEEELHGALESARRIAANTFGIASVYMERYIPHARHIEVQILGDSQGNIIHLGERECSIQRRHQKLIEESPSPALTPQLRRKMTATAVKAARWVNYEGAGTIEFIFSNGKYYFLEANTRIQVEHAVTEMVTGIDIVKEQVKIGLGSPLSINQKDVRANGWAIECRINAEDPFNNFAPTPSKLRGYRSPGGIGVRVDSGVHTGYEIPPFYDPMISKLIVWGRTREEAILRMRRALYEYIIVGPKTNIPFHKAVMENPRFVKGELETRFIDLETDLIDDMKKIADRERPLVEKLSQVFDERKKAAVAGALAVVTQMIQNSIEKQRQ
- a CDS encoding enoyl-CoA hydratase-related protein, translated to MQYKNIVLEKEKHVVTLMFNRPEKMNTISMEMREEIVEAFNEVNADDDARVFVLTGAGERAFCAGVDVGVMSARIAGQVEETNRRKLTQRIGWHIPRLREMRTPTIAAVNGVAAGMGVSFITACDIRIASDKSRFTCAWVNRGLVPDGGVTYLLPQIVGIEKALELFYTGDIIDAPEALRIGLVGRVVPQADLMKVVKELAERIAAGPPIAHEMAKYGVYRGLESDIKGTLDFESYAVKVCTATEDFKEGVKSFVEKRKPEFKGR